One genomic segment of Nocardia spumae includes these proteins:
- a CDS encoding tyrosine-type recombinase/integrase: MLERGSWHGFSEGDATDLRHTAASLAISAGANPKAVQLMLGHKSAAMTLDTYADLFPDDLEVVADRLDEAARAAIEAAADELRTGTDGQPIE; the protein is encoded by the coding sequence GTGCTGGAGCGAGGCAGCTGGCACGGGTTTTCCGAAGGTGACGCCACGGACCTCCGGCATACCGCTGCCTCGCTGGCGATCAGCGCGGGCGCCAATCCGAAGGCTGTTCAGTTGATGCTCGGGCATAAGTCCGCAGCCATGACACTGGACACCTATGCCGATCTGTTTCCTGATGATCTCGAGGTCGTCGCGGACCGATTGGATGAAGCCGCGCGGGCCGCAATCGAAGCTGCTGCGGACGAGCTGCGGACTGGCACCGACGGCCAACCAATCGAATAG
- a CDS encoding GatB/YqeY domain-containing protein: MSELKSKLRADLTAAMKAKDALRLNTLRMLLAAVQNAEVAGSEAKELTDAEVISVLGKEAKKRNEAAVVYEQAGRGELAANERAEQEVIDEYLPTPLTDAEVADLADTAIADVAEQLGERPGMKQMGQVMKIATALAAGRADGSRISAAVRSRL, translated from the coding sequence ATGTCGGAACTCAAATCGAAGTTGCGCGCCGATCTGACCGCGGCCATGAAGGCCAAGGACGCATTGCGCCTGAATACGCTGCGCATGCTGTTGGCGGCGGTGCAGAACGCCGAGGTCGCCGGCTCCGAGGCCAAGGAGCTGACCGATGCCGAGGTGATCTCCGTCCTCGGCAAGGAGGCGAAGAAGCGCAATGAGGCGGCCGTGGTCTACGAACAGGCCGGTCGCGGTGAGTTGGCGGCCAACGAGCGGGCCGAGCAGGAGGTCATCGACGAATATCTGCCGACCCCGCTCACCGATGCGGAGGTCGCCGATCTCGCCGACACCGCCATCGCGGATGTGGCCGAACAGCTCGGCGAACGTCCTGGCATGAAGCAGATGGGCCAGGTCATGAAGATCGCGACGGCGCTGGCCGCCGGTCGCGCGGACGGTTCGCGGATCTCGGCGGCGGTGCGATCCCGGCTGTAG
- a CDS encoding tyrosine-type recombinase/integrase yields MPIIENAVGILRMILETAVEDRQILGNPCVGVKLPRQRHKQRGYLTHVQVELLARNITEKPTAIRFLAYTGLRWGEMAALKVSNFDMLRRRVNVIEAVAEVKGKLVWSTAKTYERRSVPSPKFLAEDLAGLMRGKARDDLVFTSVEGQVLRVSTYRKRVFNPAVKRIQEAERKRIAGAGARQLARVFRR; encoded by the coding sequence GTGCCGATCATCGAGAACGCCGTCGGGATCCTGCGCATGATCCTCGAGACCGCGGTCGAGGATAGGCAGATACTCGGGAACCCTTGTGTCGGTGTAAAACTGCCGAGACAGCGGCACAAGCAGCGCGGCTATCTCACTCACGTGCAGGTCGAACTTCTTGCTCGGAACATCACAGAGAAGCCGACGGCCATAAGGTTCTTGGCCTACACCGGACTCCGGTGGGGCGAGATGGCTGCGCTCAAGGTTTCCAACTTCGACATGCTCCGCCGCCGCGTCAACGTCATCGAGGCTGTCGCAGAGGTCAAGGGCAAGCTGGTGTGGTCCACCGCGAAAACCTACGAGCGCCGGTCGGTGCCCTCACCGAAATTCCTTGCTGAGGACTTAGCCGGTCTGATGCGCGGCAAGGCGCGAGATGACCTGGTGTTCACATCTGTCGAGGGGCAGGTGCTTCGGGTCTCCACGTACCGCAAGCGCGTCTTCAATCCAGCGGTGAAGCGGATTCAGGAGGCCGAGCGGAAGCGGATAGCAGGTGCTGGAGCGAGGCAGCTGGCACGGGTTTTCCGAAGGTGA
- a CDS encoding trypsin-like serine peptidase, with the protein MSTPQSNEPVSFDEAQEILGSKPGEETVPDPAEVVAPENMGRSVEDIDPSALEAVEEDGLEGYRPEGIPMVAYPDYAQYNAPATTEYTFGGKQWKVTDLHVFPPEDRRLLTDTSYPWRCAGLVTNSDGKSGSGVLVGQRVLLTARHLRPDVSISHGSWWMKFVPAGFDGAEPFGSSFVSDLRRPTPSGPHFDQMVGRLTRPLGQSNGCMGAQKWDNNWAALADFATIGYPGVFGGRRPFFQNSCAGFEFDSEKDAVLVATNADLTPGNSGGPFWTFIRVGAGLDPRVVAVVAKEATVDGALRNLCTSGDLLVRLVKSARTSWPL; encoded by the coding sequence ATGAGCACGCCGCAGTCAAATGAGCCGGTCTCCTTCGATGAGGCGCAAGAGATACTCGGCTCGAAGCCGGGCGAGGAAACGGTGCCCGATCCCGCCGAAGTGGTGGCACCCGAGAACATGGGCCGAAGCGTCGAGGACATCGACCCCAGCGCACTCGAGGCGGTGGAGGAAGACGGCCTCGAGGGTTACCGGCCCGAGGGCATCCCCATGGTCGCCTACCCGGACTACGCGCAATACAACGCGCCGGCTACCACCGAATACACATTCGGGGGCAAGCAGTGGAAAGTAACAGACCTGCATGTGTTTCCGCCGGAGGACCGTCGCCTGCTGACGGACACCAGTTACCCGTGGCGGTGTGCCGGACTGGTCACCAACAGTGACGGCAAGTCGGGTTCCGGGGTACTCGTCGGGCAACGGGTGCTGCTCACCGCAAGACATTTGCGCCCTGATGTCAGCATCTCCCACGGATCGTGGTGGATGAAGTTCGTACCGGCCGGCTTCGATGGAGCTGAGCCGTTCGGGTCGTCGTTCGTCAGCGACTTGCGTCGCCCAACCCCGTCGGGGCCCCACTTCGACCAGATGGTGGGCCGCCTGACGCGGCCGCTCGGGCAGAGCAACGGATGCATGGGCGCTCAGAAATGGGATAACAACTGGGCCGCCCTCGCCGACTTCGCCACCATCGGCTATCCGGGCGTCTTCGGCGGCAGGAGGCCGTTCTTCCAAAATTCATGCGCGGGATTCGAGTTCGACAGCGAGAAGGATGCGGTCTTGGTAGCAACCAACGCCGACCTCACGCCAGGTAACTCCGGAGGGCCATTCTGGACCTTCATCCGGGTAGGGGCGGGATTGGATCCGCGGGTGGTGGCTGTCGTCGCCAAGGAGGCCACCGTCGACGGCGCGCTTCGCAACCTATGCACCAGTGGCGACCTGTTGGTACGCCTCGTCAAGTCCGCGCGAACAAGTTGGCCGTTATGA
- a CDS encoding metallophosphoesterase produces the protein MPVFSSPALRRAALGSGAKVAAAAAGTAVAGIGYASLIERNAFVLREATMPVLQPGSSSLRVLHISDLHMTPGQKLKQAWVRELAALEPDLVVNTGDNLAHPKSVPAVVQSLSALLSRPGIFVFGSNDYFAPVPKNPLKYFDKDHKRVLGDPLPWQDLRAAFTERGWLDLTHVRRDLEVAGIKISTAGVDDPHLTRDRYDTVAGTPNPLADLSIGLTHSPEPRVLDRFADDGYDLVLAGHTHGGQLCLPGFGALVTNCGIDRSRVKGPSRWGAHTRLHVSAGVGTSPWAPYRFCCRPEATLLTLVAAPPERPVADSGHGVSESEAVAR, from the coding sequence ATGCCCGTATTCTCGTCCCCCGCACTTCGACGAGCAGCGCTGGGCTCCGGAGCTAAGGTCGCCGCCGCGGCCGCCGGTACCGCAGTGGCCGGAATCGGCTATGCCTCGCTGATCGAACGCAATGCCTTCGTCCTTCGTGAGGCCACGATGCCGGTGCTGCAGCCGGGCTCGTCGAGCCTGCGCGTGCTGCACATCAGCGACCTGCACATGACGCCCGGCCAGAAGCTCAAACAGGCATGGGTCCGCGAACTCGCCGCCCTGGAACCCGACCTGGTGGTCAACACCGGCGACAACCTCGCGCATCCGAAGTCGGTGCCGGCGGTGGTCCAGTCGCTATCGGCGCTGTTGTCACGACCGGGCATCTTCGTCTTCGGCAGTAACGACTACTTCGCACCGGTTCCGAAGAACCCGCTGAAGTACTTCGACAAGGATCACAAGCGCGTACTCGGCGATCCGCTGCCGTGGCAGGATCTGCGCGCGGCGTTCACCGAGCGCGGCTGGCTCGATCTCACCCATGTGCGCCGCGATCTCGAAGTCGCCGGGATCAAGATCTCCACCGCCGGTGTGGACGATCCGCATCTGACCCGCGATCGGTACGACACCGTCGCGGGAACGCCGAACCCGCTGGCCGATCTGAGCATCGGACTGACGCATTCGCCGGAGCCGCGAGTGCTGGACCGGTTCGCCGATGACGGGTACGACCTGGTGCTGGCCGGGCATACGCACGGCGGTCAGCTGTGCCTGCCCGGATTCGGCGCGCTCGTCACCAACTGCGGAATCGACCGGTCGCGGGTGAAGGGCCCGTCCCGCTGGGGTGCGCACACTCGGCTGCACGTCTCGGCCGGCGTCGGCACCTCGCCGTGGGCGCCGTACCGCTTCTGCTGCCGTCCCGAGGCGACGTTGCTGACGCTGGTGGCCGCGCCGCCGGAGCGCCCCGTTGCCGACAGTGGCCATGGCGTGTCCGAATCGGAGGCCGTCGCGCGCTAG
- a CDS encoding ATP-binding protein, which translates to MTENPYRNVGQRVLGDAFVGRTELLWRVRATWEGDILGNLSVQGSHRMGKSSLVGRAVELDRGNRPDLVFISASVGDYESGPDLFRALVRKAHAEVVQSPGRAQRFLPLLDQSLGSVNTTEDVATLRDQVSEYFGHLGCAGLSTMVVLDEFDRASGVLTRLSEFQFLRSLASERPAVGLVTISRKPIHVIEIDAVSGSTLDAVLSLRCDVGCFTDDEIDQMLDKAKPHGVDLGAHRADVVKFTGGHPYLLALLCHEVVQRYRQRGGIDVNAAYRGLTHQFETQFAGLVRGLDTSTGGRAGFLLHKVVDKATDSVPAPDLDLMERLGLISSDGASFRLFSMEFERYVRRAIPSP; encoded by the coding sequence TTGACCGAGAACCCGTATCGCAACGTGGGACAGCGCGTGCTCGGCGACGCGTTTGTCGGGCGCACGGAGCTGTTGTGGCGGGTTCGCGCCACATGGGAAGGCGACATTCTCGGCAACCTCAGCGTGCAGGGCAGCCACCGAATGGGCAAGTCCAGCTTGGTGGGACGTGCGGTCGAACTCGACAGGGGCAACAGGCCTGACCTGGTGTTCATCTCGGCCAGCGTGGGTGACTATGAGTCCGGTCCCGACCTGTTTCGCGCGCTCGTGCGCAAGGCGCACGCCGAGGTCGTCCAGTCGCCCGGCCGGGCCCAACGATTCCTGCCGCTGCTTGACCAGTCGCTCGGGTCGGTCAACACGACCGAGGACGTCGCCACGCTGCGCGACCAGGTCTCGGAGTACTTCGGCCACCTCGGCTGCGCCGGGTTGTCGACCATGGTCGTGCTCGACGAGTTCGACCGGGCCAGCGGGGTGCTGACCAGGCTCTCGGAGTTCCAGTTCCTGCGGTCGCTGGCGAGCGAGCGCCCGGCCGTCGGTCTCGTGACGATCTCCCGCAAACCCATCCACGTCATCGAGATCGACGCGGTGAGCGGGTCCACCCTCGACGCAGTGCTGTCGTTGCGCTGCGACGTGGGGTGCTTCACCGACGACGAGATCGACCAGATGCTCGACAAGGCGAAACCCCATGGCGTCGACCTGGGCGCGCACCGGGCGGACGTCGTCAAGTTCACGGGTGGGCACCCGTACCTGCTCGCCCTGCTGTGCCACGAGGTCGTGCAGCGATACCGGCAGCGGGGCGGGATCGACGTCAACGCCGCGTACCGTGGCCTGACGCACCAATTCGAGACTCAGTTCGCTGGCCTGGTCCGCGGTCTCGACACGTCGACAGGCGGCCGCGCCGGCTTCCTGCTGCACAAGGTGGTCGATAAGGCCACGGACTCAGTGCCCGCGCCAGACCTCGACCTGATGGAGCGACTCGGCCTGATCAGCAGCGACGGCGCCTCGTTCCGGCTCTTCTCCATGGAGTTCGAGCGCTACGTCCGCCGCGCGATCCCGTCTCCCTAG
- a CDS encoding penicillin-binding protein, which produces MPISQTLARLAGACVLAAVLVAGLLFPLAGGFGYMSNRAADAVDNVSSELVEGTAPAVSTMVDATGAPIAWLYEQRRFEVPSDKIANDMKLSIVSIEDKRFAEHGGVDWQGTLRAFLTNTSSGEVQQGASTIDQQYVKNFQLLVVAKTDAERRAAIETTPARKLREIRMALTLEKELTKDEILTRYLNLVPFGNGSYGIQDAAQTYFGVDAKDLKVGQAAMLAGMVQSSSKLNPYTNPRGVLERRNTVLDTLIQNIPSRAEEFRAAKQQPLDVLPEPKGLPRGCIAAGDRGYFCDYALQYLANAGISKDQIDKGGYLIRTTLDPTVQNSVKAAVNQVTDPNLEDIAEVMSIIAPGQDSHHILAMTSSRTYGLDQGAHQTVQPQPYSMVGDGAGSIFKIFTTAAAMEKGLGTSAQLDVPSFFAAKGMGNGGAAGCPPATYCVKNAGNYRSPMSVTEALAQSPNTAFVKLIQDVGVTPTVDMAIRLGMRSYADAGTSGHGNQSLADMIKQQNLGSFTLGPVAINPLELSNVAATIASGGKWCPPSPIAEVIDRDGKQVPLTQQACEQVVEPGLANTLANALSQDAIGGTAAGSARAAGWNVPVSAKTGTTETHRSSAFLGFTNSMAGAGYIYGDSPTPGEICSFPLRSCGDGNLYGGNEPARSWFSGIKPALDKFPPAVLPPPDDKYVRGSNNAQIPDVNNMSEAEARSVLIGAGFQVSLVTSPGSAAKGTVTGTTPNGSAIPGSVITVFVSDGTQREIPRPGPAAPPPGLPGLPGIPVPRLPPIPIPLPR; this is translated from the coding sequence GTGCCGATCTCACAAACGCTCGCGAGGCTCGCCGGCGCCTGCGTCCTAGCGGCCGTACTCGTCGCCGGATTGTTGTTCCCACTCGCCGGCGGCTTCGGGTACATGTCGAACCGCGCCGCCGATGCCGTGGACAACGTTTCCTCGGAATTGGTGGAGGGCACCGCACCCGCGGTGTCGACGATGGTCGACGCCACCGGAGCCCCCATCGCCTGGCTCTACGAGCAGAGACGTTTCGAGGTCCCGAGCGACAAGATCGCCAACGACATGAAGCTGTCGATCGTCTCCATCGAGGACAAGCGTTTCGCCGAACACGGCGGCGTCGACTGGCAGGGCACGCTGCGAGCCTTTCTGACCAACACGTCCAGCGGTGAGGTCCAGCAGGGCGCCTCGACCATCGACCAGCAGTACGTGAAGAACTTCCAATTGCTGGTGGTCGCCAAGACCGATGCCGAACGCCGCGCCGCGATCGAGACCACCCCCGCCCGTAAGCTGCGCGAAATTCGCATGGCGCTGACCCTGGAGAAAGAACTCACCAAGGACGAGATCCTGACCCGGTATCTGAACCTGGTGCCGTTCGGCAACGGTTCGTACGGAATTCAGGATGCCGCCCAGACCTATTTCGGCGTCGACGCCAAGGATTTGAAGGTCGGCCAGGCGGCGATGCTGGCCGGTATGGTCCAGTCCAGCTCGAAGCTGAATCCCTACACCAATCCGAGGGGCGTGCTGGAGCGGCGCAATACCGTCCTCGACACCCTGATCCAGAACATTCCCAGCCGGGCCGAGGAATTCCGGGCCGCCAAGCAGCAGCCGCTGGATGTGCTGCCCGAGCCGAAGGGCCTGCCGCGCGGCTGCATCGCCGCGGGTGATCGCGGGTATTTCTGTGATTACGCGCTGCAATATCTGGCCAATGCCGGAATCAGCAAGGATCAGATCGACAAGGGCGGGTATCTGATCCGCACCACACTGGATCCGACGGTCCAGAACTCGGTCAAGGCCGCGGTGAATCAGGTGACCGACCCGAACCTGGAAGATATCGCCGAGGTCATGAGCATCATCGCTCCCGGCCAGGACTCCCATCACATTCTGGCGATGACCTCGAGCCGCACCTACGGCCTGGATCAGGGCGCGCATCAAACCGTGCAGCCGCAGCCGTATTCGATGGTCGGTGACGGCGCGGGCTCGATTTTCAAGATCTTCACCACGGCCGCGGCGATGGAGAAGGGGCTCGGCACCAGCGCACAACTGGATGTGCCGTCGTTCTTCGCGGCCAAGGGTATGGGTAACGGTGGTGCGGCCGGCTGTCCACCGGCCACCTATTGCGTGAAGAACGCCGGAAATTACCGATCGCCGATGTCGGTGACCGAGGCGCTCGCACAATCGCCGAATACGGCGTTCGTGAAGTTGATCCAGGACGTCGGCGTGACCCCGACCGTCGACATGGCGATCCGGCTGGGAATGCGCTCCTACGCCGACGCGGGCACCTCCGGCCACGGCAATCAGAGCCTGGCCGACATGATCAAGCAGCAGAATCTGGGCTCGTTCACACTGGGCCCGGTCGCGATCAACCCGCTGGAGCTGTCCAATGTCGCGGCGACGATCGCATCCGGCGGGAAATGGTGCCCGCCCTCGCCGATCGCCGAGGTGATCGACCGCGACGGTAAGCAGGTTCCGCTCACCCAGCAGGCCTGTGAGCAGGTTGTCGAACCGGGGCTGGCCAATACCCTGGCCAACGCGCTGAGCCAGGACGCCATCGGCGGCACCGCGGCCGGATCGGCCCGTGCGGCCGGCTGGAACGTTCCGGTCTCGGCGAAAACGGGAACCACCGAAACGCACCGTTCCTCGGCCTTCCTCGGATTCACCAATTCGATGGCCGGCGCCGGCTACATCTACGGTGACTCCCCCACCCCCGGCGAGATCTGCTCGTTCCCGCTGCGCAGCTGCGGTGACGGCAATCTCTACGGCGGTAACGAGCCGGCGCGCAGCTGGTTCAGCGGTATCAAACCGGCGCTCGACAAATTCCCGCCCGCGGTGCTGCCACCGCCGGACGACAAATACGTGCGCGGTTCGAACAACGCGCAGATCCCGGATGTGAACAACATGTCCGAAGCCGAGGCCCGGTCGGTGCTCATCGGCGCGGGATTCCAGGTATCGCTGGTGACCTCACCCGGCTCGGCCGCCAAGGGCACGGTCACCGGGACGACACCGAACGGCTCGGCGATCCCCGGATCGGTGATCACGGTATTCGTCAGCGACGGCACGCAGCGCGAGATACCGCGCCCCGGCCCGGCCGCGCCACCGCCGGGTCTGCCGGGGCTGCCCGGAATACCGGTGCCGCGACTGCCACCCATCCCGATACCGCTGCCGCGGTAG